A region of the Melitaea cinxia chromosome 1, ilMelCinx1.1, whole genome shotgun sequence genome:
TTAATTTAGCGACATCAtgaatatttcaagtttttatatacccaataataaattattttagacaATCAGGTTTTCATcgaattttaactttaaaatactttacgtgtaactttttacttgaaTTCTAAATAGCTGATGAAGATAGCTTCACGCATATGATATATGTGTACTTATATAGTTGCTACGTATAAATAGATTAATACTTCAAATAGTGTTTTTAGTGTTTGaactctaaaaatattttaaacattacaagTAAACGACTACGACACGTATATTCTGTTTGATAGTGGATTTTGTTTATCGTCAATTCATAAGTCACATGTTAATTTGTTGACAAATGAATCTACAAGTCATTTTCATTCGCTAAGTAAAATTGTTAAAACCGCGAAGCGCGTTACTGTTAgtggtaatttaaatttaatatcaatttatatattaaatgatttgctgtgttaaaataaaattataatttgaaatattttataagttatttctttatattttattcaaacgaTATGCTAAAAACCTGTTAAATTCAGAcgtgttaaatataaaatcacgTTCTATGTATTCATTTTGGCTTAATTGCTAATGGATTTGTCTCTTATAAAATctatcgaaaataaatatttaatgcaaattaataaaatacatgaaaTCATTTGATTCCgtgtttaaatgtttaattataaattaactacgCGATAAAAAAGGATAAATTAGGTGATACAGACGGCGTAGTTTAAATAGCTTAAGTATATTTGTGTACGTGGTTAAACTATAAAAAGGAGAATAGGGCACTTGGATTTCCCAACATTAGATTTAAGTGTCATCTTTTCCTAAGCTCGTCTTGAACAATACAACCGTTATCTTCATAAGGATATCGCTGATGACAATATAGATCTCAAGTAATCGTAGAGGGGGTAGCGTATTGTACAGGACGACGAGTCAAGCGTACCGCAGTGGGTTTTCTGAAGGCTGTGGCGCGTGCCGCATGCCAACACTTCGAGTGACCTCGTTCGACCCTATTAATACTACAAACATCGTCAATCTCACATAGTATCAGTTCAATCATGAAGTTCATCTACACGTGTCTTTGCCTATGTATGGCGGCAGGGCTAGTCACGCCTGCGCCGGCAAATGGGTTCGTATTTCCAGACCAGCAGAGACAACAGAAGAAATTGGAACCGATCATTACTCCGCCTGTTCTTCCAGTTATAGAACATTTAGAACGAGATCCCAGCACTCTCTTTCCGGGAGAAGGAAAGAGCGTATCTCGTCAACCAAATCCAAGGTTTAGATGGGGTGGTGGTTTTAATGTGAAGCCGACCGGAAATGGTGGGTTGTCGGCTAGTGTTAGCAGTAGTGCAAGTGGTGCCGGTGTTAGTCATTCAGCCTCCCAGTCCTTTTCGTTTGGTTTCAATGAAGGATTTAGTGCGTCACATTCGGCGAGTCAGGCGTCTTCCTTTAATGGTTTCGGAAGGTCAGTAAATAATAACGTAAGTTTTATTATGTAGTATCTCTAATGTTATGGAAATGAACTGACAacaaatataacttatataaataacacgatattttttcttttaatttttaaccgaattcaaaaaggCGATATCTCTATTAaagcgtatatacatatatattcgctcgtttatgaaccgattttgatgattctcttttgttggaaagaaaatatctcaagggtggtaccatgagaAGGCAACCAGGATCACATGATGccattccagagaaatcgaggggaaccttcgaaaatcgttgtggcgactagtgcgtttgttaaattTCGTCGTCTCCTTATTTTgcaatacttgtcgatgtaattgatttcagttttttttcgtttgctagcaaacacaattgtattGAAATTGTATGTATACGTATCCTGCAGGACGTATCCTGCTTTATTTAAAacgtattattaattatatcatacTGCAATACAATTGATCGTCAAATTACATACGTAATATTATGGCAAAATCGATACTAAGTAtcaaaaatttatgttaaatttatcCATAATACGTACCACGGTTTTCGCGTTTCCCTTTGGACCTCAACTGAATGAGAAAAAacatttacacaaaatattactttcaatttatttcaagtttcttgtccaaaaattaattttgtttaaataatatttcagtgGCTTTGGTGGTAGCCAAGCCAGCAGCCAAGCGGCGTCTTTCAGTGGTGGGTCGGTATCAGGGGCGTCATCTTCTTCGGCAGCACTTTCTTCATTTGGCAACTTGGCAGGAAGTCAGAGTGCCTCGTCTGCTTTTGGTTTCAACTCTTTAAATGGGTTCCAACCTGATgtaagtacaaaataattactGATATTCTATAAATTTTAGATGATAAGTACAAAACCGTACGCTACCGTCAATAAccgtatatagtatatatacattGAGTATATAAACCACATACTAAGAGAAACAAAGTTTTTGGCATTTTGAGCTTTAAAAAGTCACGCTCTTATCTCAATTCCAATTTTTGAACTAAAAATAGCCCaaaaatacgtataaaaatttgttacttagcaaaaagatttttatcgaagcatatttacttgaatattatcAATTCTTTGCAAATTTCATCAATTATAGTGAACTGTGTCTCAAATAGACAGCAAAATTCCACTAATATATCaccttttattaaacaaaattggaAGAAATAacgatttattttgatttatctctaaaatagcagtaataattatttacgttgataaaatacataagtataatttaaataataattaatataatttttataacataaatataatttttcaatcaaaTACCCGTAACATTAACGGAACTTTTATTAtacaacattaattaatttaacaatttgacACATTCATTTAGTCATAATAAATAACGTATACGATCGTCCTGTTTTATTCACTTATTACTTTACTTTATAAGAATTTAAGAAATAGAATTagcgtaataattaaaattatactgtaattttaattatgaataaatatccTTTTATAATATATGGACATTGGAGGTAAAAACAAAGAGTTTATTAgcaatttattacaattactgGTCGTTGAAtcaacttttataattattgtgatCTTATGTACAAAAAGGGCTTCGAACCCTTATGGAAAATCGTTGTAATTGATATTGTTGATTCAACATCTGCAATTAGTGTTATGCACTTAATGTCACAcaattaaaagaatataaatattgatctTTACTTATGTTATAAAGTTGAAGAACTTTTTGTTTGAACGTGTTAATCTCACCactggtttgaattgaaaatttattttagttttgaatatcccatttattgaggaaggcttTAGGCTATGTAACAATACGCTACGACCAATAAAGGGAGAGCATCGATGAAAAGTATGGCAAAAGCGATGCCAGCCGGTAGCATTACAGACATACAAACAATGTTTCGCTGTTATGGCATGGTGGAAGCTTAgctagattataataaaataaaccttaaTACTACAAAACAAAGCCCAAATTACTCAGCAATAAAATCAAAACAGCAGAAAGCTCAAAACGTCGTTATAGTTACTGTCTCATGGTCTTTAATCATTTAATGTTAAGGTCGGACTTTCATGTCCTGGTACGAGCAGGAAATTTTGATCTGTCATTGAGAGattgcatttttattataatgccTGATGactttaaattgtaatataatctttttttttttgtattatattaccaTTTTTTGAGGCATTCTATATAACCCATAATCTCAATTATAGCCACGTTTTCAAACACTAGGcacaaaaataaagaataatgttttgatataaataatttgacgataataaaatataggcttaaaaaaataagttttctttAAAGATTTGCATAAACTTAGAAGTGTGTGTGTGAGCTATAGTTTTAAAATTGCTATCAGTATCAAGTAAATTGATGTAGTAGAATTTGAGCTGATCGGCTATCGTAGACGGATAGATAGACAATTGCGAAAGTgatgaataaaattgtaaaaactacTTATTCGATAGTTAAAACATAATATACCGAATTTTAAATACCGAAAATAGCAAAATCATCTTAAGTCTTTTCTTTTCAATTCCAGGTCTCATTTGGTGATGGACTTCTTGATGTCAGGCATCGTGGTATACCAAACTTTCCTTTCCCCGATCTTCTCGGTAGAAGCAAAGGTATTGGTGCAGCTGCCTTCAAATCCAGACCACTTGCAAGAAACAACGATGATTTTTTAGCTGTCCTAGTTTCTAATTAATTAGGATAATGTAagcaattattgtagataatccAAAGAATAGCGTTGGGATACAATTAGTTCTGCTAATGAACTTCAGCTGGATACTCCAAAACTACTCGTAGTTATGTTGGACTTATAACTTATCCTTTATACTGAATTATAATAGTCGGTAAAAATCCTACTAAGGTTTAAGAAGCTTTTGTCCTACTAAAGAGagaaattagaaaatatatccaATACTTTATATATCCAATACTCCCTTTTTATATTGATAGGTATATGAACctgtttttttgttgaatttctCGAGACATGGAAGTTTAATAATGTGCGTgtttaataattagtaaaaccAAAAATTATGAACGAAAACACAAGTGCGTAATGAGTTTATGGGAAACACTCAAACTCTTAACTACAATCctcgtttaattttaattatgtattacgTAACTGGCATATGTGAATCGAGTTGTTAGAGACAGTAAAAATGCTCGATACGACTTTACGACGAATAAGAAATCCTACTTATTTGAAAGTAGCGACCTCtctccgtccatattttttacacgataaataattaccaacatatcatatacttaaaccttctccgaaacacgctgcattttatgatataagtaattttacgttcagtagtttttgcggtataaccgaacaaaaaaaccggctatccatttattagtatttagatatattacttttttaagttaCAGAAATCTACATAAATCAAAATGAACCGCCGTAATTTATGTTCCgaacgactgcaccaaattattatttttttcatgtttttgttgtcaggacaaggtttgtaccgaagaaaattaaaaaaatcgatatattcacGAACAATAAATATGATGGTACGAATTTTGCAGTGTTagcttgtttttataaaaatataatgaatattatgtATGATGTATAAGTATTCcttagtgtattttttatattttataataattattgtgaattgacatttttaatacaaacaattAATGTACAAACAACGATAGACACGATTAatgtttgtatacatatttactGGTCTACGTTCCACTCAATCCTCTTTGACTGACACTATTTATtgatgttaatttaattaattatttatattaaataaaatattttgacaattacattgttttattttttatagattggTACAAAGCACTTGTAAAAAAGTTTTGagttctttaattttataattttggtgaattctatttataaaacatttttttcatttgtcatAACAATTTCACAAGCTGTTTAAGCTAAATGTTATAACGTTTATtagtaaaacaatttaatttaattttggaaaTCTAATGTGACTTCactaattttgttaattaattatttgtatgtacgTTAGGTGTATTTAACTAAACAAGCAATTTAATGTATTCCGTACTAGATAATCCTTAATAAGGTTCAAATCGATTGCAATTTTAATGCATCCTATAtatttaaggaaataataactgcttaatctatataatattagcatagttatgttgtatttttaacacTTCTGttattataatcaaataaaaaattaattagcaaAGATACTTAATtatggtttatattttatttggacACAGAGGAAGGAAAAAAATGAagatttttaagaattataaaaaaatatattcataagaataatatatttgaacGTATGTACTTACGAGATTATATTTACGCCTACTTAATTTTAACAGCAAACGGAACGATTAATTTTtgctaaatatttatgtaaaacatCTAACagctgtataatattttgttgttaatAGTAAATTCAGTACGAATGGTATTTATTATTCGGCGCAAcagaaaaaaacaaacatatttttactacacattatgtgtattaattgttttatcattataataaagtctttgtcatttaatttttttaatacgcaTTACTTGTACtaaacgttttattattttaataaaatctttaacagataggtaggtatatgtataaaaaaatgaatcgcCCAAGTCCATGTATGCGTATAGCTTCCAAATGACTGTACCTACCTattataattaggtatataatcttttttttcttagttATTGTTaagttctatatttaaaaaaaaaaaaaaacaagaaatagtATGATCATGAAAAAAAACATGGCGGTATGAAGCTAGCCGGATCAGCTAGTAAATTTAAAcagaattttaaaaagatttctGACAAGCTGCGACTTATTAGAATGTAATTTCTGTTTTAGCCATTTAATATCTATATTCTGTGGTACCTACATAGCTATGACAATTATAACgaaacattatataatatataaaacttttggTTTCGAAACATTACAATATCTGGTCTCTTTGgttaattgttgttttattatcaaATGAGTTTTTATAACGTGATATTGAGATACATTACATTCCTTTGGAAATGATACAATAAGAACCCGCCTTGCGTTTTAGAAGTCGTCAAATTGTAATCTTGTGATATTGGGAATTTGCTACAATCAAAGCCAATAACATAGACAAAACCTACTAAAAACGTTGAGTTAAATCCGTAAAAGAAACGGTTCTACGATATCAATAAAGCTTTAATTTGACGAAAGAACGTTCTATTATTCCATATTTTTAACTTGTATATTGGAAAGAATTTGATTTgcgtttatttttcaaaaaaataggcGTGACAAAATAGTTAAactgaaaagaaaatttaaccGAAATAACTACTATTCGGAGATATTACTCgcattataaattattagtttttatctctaaaaaagtttattcttgtttttttttttttttcatttacttatcTCTTGTTATTTACTCTACTCGTTTTAATTtgcacgattttatttttgtgttatccacacATCAGGAAATTctcaacatttttaaatatcatatcaaaaatcgaccgttccagcggggttcgaacttgcatctccgactgaccgtgtcggtgcaaTTAAGCTATTGACATATACTCATACTCATATGGATATATATCTACTCATTTTAtcaatttgttcgaaaatataatttttattattattattactctcaAGCTACTTTTGTAAGGCCTTACATTATATGTTGTCAACTGGACGATTCTCACAGTTTTACCCGCGTATCCTTTGATTGCAAATAAACCATTAAACAGTTAAGAATATTTTTcttctaattattttataaactgggcgtaaacttgtggaggcctatgtccagcagtggactgtttaggctgtaatgatgaattattttaataatcttgGCCAATCATCACCATCAtgatcatttcagcctattgcagtccactgctggacataggcctccactagttcacgtcaaaaatgacgtgaactcatttgtgttgcccatagtcaccacgctgagcaggcgagttggtgaccgcagagctggctttgtcgcaccgaagacgcctgctgcccgtcttcggcctgtgtatttcaaagccagcagttggatttaTCTTAGCCAAGGtgttattaaatagttttataagaaTTATGAATGTCTTGATTCCAGGCGACTTTAACATGGCCACATGTATATAcatgttttaaaatacaaacttcatTATTACATAAAGACGATTTCGTATTTATAGAATATTAGACTGAAGTATAAACActgaatccattttttttttgacaagaaTTTAGTTTGATTAATCAATCAttcatattttagttatttgtgAATAATAATGATTACAATATAGTTTAATGTTAGTAATGTTTACATATTTGCAAAGAAAAAGGGCAGAGTAAATCAATCATCCGACTAAAAATAGCTTATGAgctaattgatatttttatttgtaagttaCATTCACAGTGAAtaagagatatatataaatatatattgcgCGTTAACTTACACCACTGCCTACTTAAGAAACTTTTTGAAGTCCAAGCCTTaactttatattgaaataaaatataaaatagcaaGGATATTTTGAAACCAGAAACGAGTAATAATAGCCATTACTCGCCAATATAAGATTTATTAACTATTTGATTATTGGTATTATCGTTACGTATATATATTGTGTTGCATATTGAACGAAAAGCATTTGCTTTTATTTCcgataatatttaattgacaaaacaaaaaattatgatttaattgaaaaatatttatagaaatatttgtgaaattccattgcaaaaatatattatcacatATGTGTGatgcatattttatacttttgttggtTGTTTAGTGAtgcaaaatacaaaatataattattctctATAACCCGTATGTTTTCATGTTCACCATTGATTCCAAAAGCTATAGTTGTAGCTATTGTGGGCTTTGTGGGAGAAACTATTTTATACTCTTACGTTAACTAGAGAACACCGtgattagtaaaaacaataacattattaataaaaaatttatgtaaactACACATTAATAATAACGTGTTTCTATAATATCTGTATTGACGATAGTAAATAACGTACaatgaaaaatcaaaaaattaaaatcaaaatcaaattttaaatctATTCATTATTTCTTTGCCTATTACGCGTGCATAGTTAGTAACATAGTGGGcttgaaatatatatgtatatagatgcCGCCAAGAAGAAACGCGAAGAAACTGAACAGTtctcttttaaaattgtacatacatcattttgttatttattacgtCATGTCATGCAATAAAGCGTCACTAAGCAGCCCATCTTTGTATTTTATCGAGAAATAGATCCCACGATTAAATAATTTCTACGTAAAATACGCGTTGTCTTCTCTCTTATCATTGTAAACAATTACGTAACTTGGTCGTGACACTGCATTGTGTCATGTATCGCACTCGCACAGAAACCAGGATATACCTATGAGTCAACGCAAGGTACGTCCAGATTATAAATGACCCTTAAGTGGACCAACGACGAGGACGATATCGTCCATCGTTTCTGGTTTCGTGAACGAAATTAGAATTTAAACCACACAGAATATACTAATGGACAATGTTTTCGCACAACTATTAAACACTGGTCGAAGGTCAAGATAATAATGTCAAAAAGACAAGTTTTTatcattgaaatatataaactaaGAAGTTATAAATGTCAAATGTctagaattaaatattacttacattttcaataaaaaaaataacaataatttttggtACATCTTTTAAATATTGAGGGGAGGGGATTTttcattattgtaaaataaaacaaaagtattatgAACGCTTATTTTAAGAATACTATGAAaacagtccgctgctggacacaTGACCACAAgtccatgtgtgttgcccatagtcaccaggtGGCAAACAATTTGAACGTTTCAATCAATTCGATATTATTTACTTTGCAGCCGTAGTACCCAAAAGTTTGAATAAAGGTATCAAATttcgtacttaatttttttttaataaattctaggccgttgcagatagatttattttttatttttttctgggcTGACCCCACAACCACCTGCggggttatc
Encoded here:
- the LOC123655723 gene encoding uncharacterized protein LOC123655723, which produces MKFIYTCLCLCMAAGLVTPAPANGFVFPDQQRQQKKLEPIITPPVLPVIEHLERDPSTLFPGEGKSVSRQPNPRFRWGGGFNVKPTGNGGLSASVSSSASGAGVSHSASQSFSFGFNEGFSASHSASQASSFNGFGSGFGGSQASSQAASFSGGSVSGASSSSAALSSFGNLAGSQSASSAFGFNSLNGFQPDVSFGDGLLDVRHRGIPNFPFPDLLGRSKGIGAAAFKSRPLARNNDDFLAVLVSN